The Scytonema hofmannii PCC 7110 genome includes a region encoding these proteins:
- the arsJ gene encoding organoarsenical effux MFS transporter ArsJ yields MASTTASSANLKNYILVTLAYWGFTITDGALRMLVLLYFNQIGYTPIEIAFLFLFYEVFGIVTNFLGGWIGSQLGLKVTLYTGIGLQIFSLVMLSWLNRDWAQWIAVLYVMVAQAFSGIAKDLTKMSSKSAIRLVVPQEAQSSLFKWVAVLTGSKNALKGVGFFVGSALLASSGFVNALWIMAGGLFLIMFTGLLLPKGMGIIKKKVKFNQLFSKSQEINILSAARFFLFGSRDVWFVVGLPVFLRGPLGWSFYQVGGFLACWVIGYGLIQFLAPTLLQRFGSGRPPQSKTIQFWTLTLTAVPAAIALALQLGVPANIAIVGGLLIFGVVFAFNSAVHSYLVLAFTDDDKVALNVGFYYMANSGGRLVGTVLSGLIYQIFGLVGCLWTSMLFVLAAALVSLKLPDPQPSKAISWKAGEGE; encoded by the coding sequence ATGGCTTCTACAACAGCTTCTAGTGCTAATTTAAAGAATTATATTTTAGTCACCTTGGCTTATTGGGGTTTTACCATCACTGATGGTGCCCTACGAATGCTAGTCCTGCTCTACTTTAACCAAATTGGTTATACCCCAATAGAAATTGCTTTTCTATTCCTCTTCTATGAAGTCTTCGGTATTGTTACCAACTTCTTGGGTGGATGGATTGGTTCTCAACTGGGTTTGAAAGTAACTCTCTATACTGGTATTGGACTGCAGATTTTCTCCCTGGTTATGCTGTCATGGCTCAATCGGGATTGGGCGCAGTGGATAGCGGTTCTTTATGTAATGGTGGCTCAGGCATTTTCTGGAATTGCCAAAGACTTGACCAAAATGAGTTCTAAAAGTGCGATTCGGTTGGTAGTGCCTCAAGAAGCTCAATCATCTTTGTTCAAGTGGGTGGCAGTACTGACGGGTTCTAAAAATGCTCTTAAGGGTGTTGGTTTTTTTGTAGGTAGCGCACTCTTAGCTTCATCTGGTTTCGTGAATGCCCTATGGATTATGGCAGGGGGGCTGTTCTTGATTATGTTTACTGGGTTATTGTTACCCAAAGGGATGGGCATAATCAAGAAGAAAGTCAAATTTAACCAACTTTTTTCCAAAAGCCAAGAGATTAACATTCTCTCAGCAGCTCGATTCTTTTTGTTTGGTTCTAGAGATGTGTGGTTTGTTGTGGGATTGCCAGTTTTCTTACGAGGACCTTTGGGCTGGTCTTTTTATCAGGTAGGTGGATTTTTAGCTTGCTGGGTCATTGGCTATGGCTTAATTCAGTTCTTAGCACCAACATTGCTACAGCGATTTGGTTCCGGTCGTCCACCCCAATCAAAGACTATCCAGTTTTGGACATTGACGTTGACTGCAGTTCCTGCTGCGATCGCTCTTGCTCTTCAACTAGGTGTACCTGCTAATATAGCGATCGTTGGGGGACTTTTAATTTTTGGTGTAGTGTTTGCTTTTAATTCTGCCGTTCACTCCTACTTGGTATTAGCTTTCACTGATGATGATAAAGTAGCGCTAAATGTTGGCTTTTACTACATGGCAAACTCTGGTGGACGATTAGTAGGTACTGTTCTATCAGGATTGATTTATCAAATTTTTGGATTAGTAGGTTGCTTGTGGACATCTATGCTCTTTGTACTAGCAGCAGCATTAGTTTCTCTGAAGCTACCAGATCCTCAACCAAGCAAAGCAATTTCCTGGAAAGCTGGTGAAGGAGAGTAA
- a CDS encoding PhoX family protein, giving the protein MKGSLHPKNDVTINPSNNESILDVIGRMGMNRRRFILTAAATSALTVIGEVSIGGFLRTVEAAPIPEGLGFGGIGFESIPPNLNNPSTGLLEKDLVSVPAGYKAEVLVAWGDPIAPGGPEWKSDVSQDAAAQDQQFGMHADGMHYFPFKKRGFFGRSQERGLLCVNHEYTHEEILHPDGLTFVPATGTAAQQGLPGSQVIIQKVRKSQAAHGVSIVEIVKSGSKWSVDRYSPYGRRITGNTEMYVSGPAAGDALLRSKKFNITPNGSIETGKVNNGYTAYGTLNNCAHGYTPWGTYLTCEENWNGYFANPTGDVESVSGVDKADILAGQNRYGISATGSNYRWHEVDPRFNASTNPLEPHLFGWVVEIDPYNPKNTPVKRTGLGRFKHESAQVVVDASDRVAFYMGDDERNEYIYKFVCARPLNKYDRNANRDMLDYGTLYVAKFKDNGTGEWIPLVYGQNGLTPENGFRSQAEVLIKTRQAADRVGATMMDRPEWTAVRPRIGGFEEIEVYCTLTNNNRRGTTPESSNKPDGSTGAGSARPPIDATNPRPDNRYGHIIRWREDRRTVTTTTFTWDLFVECGDRLDPDPNHVGNINGDDFGAPDGLWFDDFGRLWIQTDQEGNGLGDWKNIGSNVMMCADPNTKQIRRFLTSPTNCEVTGVITTPDGKAMFINIQHPGDDAVASNPTEFSNWPHSQGYGPSGRPRSSTVVITRDDGGIIGGL; this is encoded by the coding sequence ATGAAAGGTTCCCTTCACCCTAAAAATGATGTCACCATCAACCCATCAAATAACGAGTCAATTCTTGATGTGATTGGGCGCATGGGTATGAATCGTCGGCGGTTCATACTCACGGCGGCAGCGACATCAGCACTTACCGTTATAGGCGAAGTTTCTATTGGTGGCTTTCTCCGCACTGTAGAGGCAGCACCAATCCCAGAAGGTCTCGGCTTTGGTGGCATTGGTTTTGAGAGCATCCCACCGAATTTAAATAACCCAAGTACAGGGCTTCTGGAAAAGGATCTTGTGAGCGTTCCTGCTGGTTATAAAGCTGAAGTATTGGTTGCGTGGGGTGACCCCATCGCACCAGGCGGACCGGAGTGGAAATCCGATGTCTCTCAGGATGCTGCGGCACAAGACCAGCAGTTTGGGATGCATGCAGATGGTATGCATTACTTTCCTTTTAAGAAACGTGGTTTTTTTGGTCGCTCTCAGGAGCGTGGTTTGTTGTGTGTGAACCATGAGTATACCCATGAAGAAATCCTGCATCCTGATGGTCTGACCTTTGTTCCAGCAACAGGAACGGCTGCACAGCAAGGTTTGCCCGGTTCGCAAGTGATAATTCAGAAGGTGCGGAAATCTCAAGCGGCTCATGGTGTTTCCATTGTGGAAATTGTCAAGAGTGGTAGTAAGTGGAGTGTCGATCGCTACTCTCCTTATGGTCGTCGTATCACTGGAAATACAGAGATGTACGTTTCCGGTCCAGCAGCAGGCGATGCACTCTTGAGATCGAAGAAGTTTAACATTACACCCAACGGTTCAATTGAGACTGGAAAGGTTAACAACGGTTATACTGCATACGGCACTCTCAATAACTGCGCTCACGGATATACACCTTGGGGTACTTATTTGACCTGTGAGGAAAACTGGAACGGTTATTTTGCAAACCCTACAGGGGATGTAGAGTCTGTTTCAGGTGTAGACAAAGCTGATATTCTTGCAGGACAAAATCGCTACGGAATTTCCGCAACAGGATCTAACTACCGTTGGCATGAGGTCGATCCGCGTTTCAATGCCAGTACAAACCCACTCGAACCCCATTTATTTGGTTGGGTTGTTGAAATCGACCCATACAATCCTAAGAACACACCTGTGAAGCGTACTGGGCTTGGTCGTTTCAAGCATGAAAGCGCTCAAGTTGTAGTTGATGCAAGCGATCGCGTAGCATTTTACATGGGAGATGACGAACGCAACGAGTATATCTACAAGTTCGTTTGTGCCAGACCATTGAACAAGTACGATCGCAATGCCAACCGCGATATGCTTGATTACGGTACTTTGTACGTTGCTAAATTCAAAGACAATGGAACTGGTGAGTGGATTCCTCTTGTCTACGGTCAAAACGGTCTGACACCCGAAAATGGCTTCAGAAGCCAAGCGGAAGTGCTGATTAAGACCAGACAAGCAGCAGACCGAGTTGGGGCGACAATGATGGATCGTCCGGAGTGGACTGCCGTGCGTCCTCGGATAGGAGGATTTGAGGAGATTGAAGTTTACTGTACCTTGACAAACAACAATCGTCGTGGAACAACACCAGAATCTTCCAATAAGCCAGACGGTTCCACAGGTGCAGGAAGCGCACGTCCTCCAATTGATGCTACCAATCCACGTCCTGACAATCGTTACGGACATATCATCCGTTGGCGTGAGGATAGACGAACTGTAACAACTACCACTTTTACCTGGGATCTTTTTGTTGAATGCGGCGATAGACTCGATCCCGATCCAAATCATGTTGGTAACATCAATGGTGACGACTTTGGCGCACCAGATGGTCTGTGGTTTGATGACTTTGGTCGCCTCTGGATTCAAACTGACCAAGAAGGTAATGGTCTTGGAGATTGGAAAAACATCGGTAGCAACGTCATGATGTGTGCCGATCCTAATACCAAGCAGATTCGACGTTTCTTAACCAGTCCAACAAACTGTGAAGTTACTGGTGTCATTACTACACCTGATGGCAAAGCCATGTTCATCAACATTCAGCACCCAGGTGATGATGCAGTTGCTTCTAATCCAACCGAGTTTAGCAATTGGCCTCACAGTCAAGGTTACGGTCCTTCTGGTCGTCCGCGCTCTTCCACAGTAGTCATTACACGCGATGATGGAGGAATAATTGGGGGGCTTTAA
- a CDS encoding PstS family phosphate ABC transporter substrate-binding protein encodes MAFNRQVKLGLSLISVTATVVSLTACAGENQASTSKEIKIDGSSTVYPISDAVAKEFGKTPEGQKVSIDVQFSGTTGGFRKFCAGETDISNASRPILIQEMDACVKAGVAFIELPVAFDALTVAVNPQNSWAKDVTVAELKKVWNKAAQGKVTNWNQIRGTYPNRPLKLYGAGKDSGTYDYFNEAIVGNKSNSRSDYTGSEDDNVLVDGISKDPNALGYIPFAYFESNQNKLKALAIDNGKVSISPSSEVVKNAQYQPLSRPLFIYINSKSTQDQPELRAFVEFYLKNAQKLATTVGYIPLPDEGYKLTKIQYDKGEIGTAFKGVPEPNVTIAELLRRQTKFQTEQEAKRASNSNQ; translated from the coding sequence ATGGCTTTCAACAGGCAAGTGAAACTTGGACTTTCTTTAATATCTGTAACTGCTACAGTTGTGTCTTTGACTGCCTGTGCAGGAGAAAATCAGGCAAGCACTTCAAAAGAGATTAAGATTGATGGTTCTAGCACAGTCTATCCAATTTCAGATGCAGTTGCTAAAGAGTTTGGCAAAACTCCAGAAGGGCAGAAGGTAAGTATTGACGTGCAATTTTCTGGTACAACAGGCGGGTTCAGAAAATTTTGTGCGGGTGAAACTGATATTTCTAATGCATCACGTCCTATCCTGATTCAAGAAATGGATGCTTGTGTCAAGGCGGGTGTTGCTTTTATTGAGTTACCAGTTGCTTTTGACGCCTTGACTGTTGCTGTGAATCCCCAAAACAGTTGGGCAAAGGATGTGACAGTAGCAGAACTGAAAAAAGTTTGGAACAAAGCCGCTCAGGGTAAAGTGACTAATTGGAATCAAATACGAGGAACATATCCCAATCGACCATTAAAACTGTATGGTGCAGGTAAAGACTCTGGTACATACGACTACTTTAATGAAGCCATTGTGGGTAATAAAAGCAATAGTCGTTCTGACTATACAGGGAGTGAAGATGATAATGTTTTAGTCGATGGGATAAGCAAAGATCCAAATGCACTTGGCTATATTCCCTTTGCGTATTTTGAATCTAACCAAAATAAACTAAAAGCACTAGCAATTGATAATGGGAAAGTTTCTATTTCTCCTTCGTCTGAAGTTGTGAAAAATGCTCAGTATCAACCTTTATCTCGCCCGCTCTTTATTTATATCAATTCAAAGTCCACTCAAGATCAACCAGAATTGCGAGCTTTTGTTGAGTTTTATCTGAAAAATGCCCAGAAATTAGCAACGACTGTAGGTTATATTCCATTGCCAGATGAAGGCTATAAACTGACAAAAATTCAATATGATAAAGGTGAAATTGGCACGGCTTTTAAGGGAGTTCCAGAGCCAAATGTTACTATTGCAGAATTGTTACGCAGACAAACCAAATTCCAAACTGAGCAGGAGGCGAAAAGAGCTAGTAACAGTAATCAGTGA
- the fldA gene encoding flavodoxin FldA, with product MAKIGLFYGTQTGNTQTEAELIQKEFGGDSVVDIYDISKVESSDFENYSYIIIGCPTWNVGELQDDWDNFFDELDNIDFSGKKVAYFGVGDQNGYPDSFQDAMGILEEKISELGGETVGYWSTEGYDFTESKAVRDGKFVGLALDEDNQSELTQQRIKTWVAQLKQEFAL from the coding sequence AAGATTGGCTTATTTTACGGAACTCAAACTGGGAATACCCAAACGGAAGCCGAACTTATTCAGAAAGAGTTTGGTGGCGATAGCGTTGTTGATATCTACGACATTTCTAAAGTAGAATCGAGCGATTTTGAGAACTACAGCTACATCATCATTGGTTGCCCTACCTGGAATGTGGGTGAACTGCAAGACGACTGGGATAATTTCTTTGACGAGCTAGACAATATCGATTTTAGCGGCAAGAAAGTTGCTTACTTTGGGGTTGGCGACCAGAACGGCTACCCCGACTCTTTTCAAGACGCAATGGGCATCTTAGAAGAAAAGATTTCAGAACTTGGGGGTGAAACCGTCGGCTACTGGTCAACTGAGGGCTACGACTTTACGGAGTCAAAAGCAGTGCGTGACGGTAAGTTTGTTGGTTTAGCGCTAGATGAAGATAACCAATCTGAGTTAACACAACAACGCATCAAAACTTGGGTTGCTCAGTTGAAACAGGAATTTGCACTCTAG